The Dehalococcoidia bacterium genome window below encodes:
- a CDS encoding MauE/DoxX family redox-associated membrane protein produces the protein MIGILVILLGRGSLAWILISAGLEKAWQPAQLATLLTSRLPFTARVARRIVWLVILSEFLIGIGLFLPIDSPVPAIAACGLLASFAVVLAVWAKVGLSDACGCGGLLPTQRVSWPHVISVASLALLAGCIAVVGASFWPALAPREVSLPEQLFTLFIPLQLLIGTAIGRSLRLVHQDISRLDRYYCEAK, from the coding sequence ATGATAGGGATTCTGGTCATTCTCCTCGGCCGCGGCAGTCTTGCGTGGATACTCATCAGTGCAGGGCTGGAGAAAGCTTGGCAGCCAGCGCAGCTAGCCACTCTGCTTACCAGTCGCCTTCCCTTTACCGCGCGCGTGGCTAGACGCATCGTCTGGCTGGTAATCCTGAGCGAGTTCCTCATCGGAATCGGCTTGTTCTTGCCGATCGACTCGCCCGTCCCTGCGATCGCCGCCTGTGGACTCTTGGCAAGTTTCGCCGTCGTGCTGGCTGTATGGGCTAAGGTCGGCCTTTCAGACGCTTGCGGCTGTGGCGGCCTGTTGCCGACCCAGCGTGTTAGCTGGCCGCATGTCATCAGCGTCGCGTCGCTCGCTTTACTCGCCGGCTGCATCGCGGTGGTCGGTGCTTCGTTCTGGCCAGCCCTTGCGCCTCGCGAGGTATCGCTGCCAGAGCAGCTCTTTACCTTGTTTATACCACTTCAACTCCTCATTGGTACAGCTATCGGACGCTCTCTTCGCTTGGTGCATCAGGACATCAGCCGACTTGATCGTTACTATTGTGAGGCAAAGTAG